The following proteins come from a genomic window of Dysidea avara chromosome 12, odDysAvar1.4, whole genome shotgun sequence:
- the LOC136241612 gene encoding uncharacterized protein — protein MFGVPVSDTPTPSLFQLWQDRPHRKRLLANQPGKLQRDVWSGRQASPTLGHHNVITVAAVRYNNSIINITIGSKLVEAMLDSGSTISLIRQDTLSTVTADQHLPLPPHNLVTASGQPLQVIDCVELSIRVNTSAITHQFSVVNKLITPVILGVDFLQEHSLILDFSTNPVTLSFSSSKSTSLADPPDTTAEVEPLLQAERLRRAKFCAVMAVEDPAVNIVNEAVIPLFGGPTSYEYPSHVPEFFMDVVNEYNNLFHTVPGSTTLACHQIPTQGSPVRVPPRRIPVHYKATIEQQIHQMLKQGIIEESSSPWMAPAVFVPKKSDEVQDQLAGCSVFTTLDLQCGYW, from the exons ATGTTTGGTGTACCAGTCTCAGACACGCCCACCCCGTCGTTGTTTCAACTGTGGCAAGATAGGCCACATCGAAAGAGATTGCTGGCAAATCAACCAGGGAAACTTCAACGGGATGTCTGGTCAGGCCGCCAGGCGTCCCCGACCTTAGGCCACCATAATGTTATAACAGTTGCAGCAGTGAGatataataattcaattataaaCATCACTATTGGTAGTAAATTGGTTGAAGCAATGTTAGACTCTGGCTCAACTATTTCACTTATCAGGCAAGATACACTATCCACTGTGACAGCTGATCAGCACCTCCCACTACCACCACACAATCTTGTTACTGCATCTGGCCAACCCCTACAAGTGATAGATTGTGTAGAGTTATCTATCAGAGTAAATACATCAGCTATCACTCACCAGTTCAGTGTTGTGAATAAGCTAATCACACCAGTTATTTTGGGGGTTGACTTCCTGCAGGAACATAGTCTTATCCTGGACTTCTCCACTAATCCTGTTACACTCTCCTTCAGTAGCTCCAAGTCGACGTCCCTGGCAGATCCTCCTGATACTACTGCAGAAGTGGAACCACTCTTACAGGCGGAACGACTCAGGCGAGCTAAGTTTTGTGCAGTAATGGCTGTGGAGGATCCTGCAGTAAACATTGTTAATGAGGCTGTCATTCCATTGTTTGGGGGACCCACCTCCTATGAATACCCTTCACATGTCCCAGAATTTTTCATGGATGTAGTGAACGAGTACAATAATTTATTTCATACTGTTCCAGGGTCTACTACTCTTGCCTGTCATCAGATACCCACACAAGGGTCCCCAGTACGTGTCCCACCACGTCGGATTCCAGTACACTACAAAGCCACTATAGAACAACAgatccaccagatgttgaagcAAGGCATTATAGAAGAAAGCTCCAGTCCATGGATGGCACCAGCAGTGTTCGTGCCCAAGAAATCAG ATGAGGTGCAGGATCAATTGGCAGGATGCTCAGTCTTTACTACTTTAGATCTCCAGTGTGGCTATTGGTAG